In Oryza brachyantha chromosome 2, ObraRS2, whole genome shotgun sequence, a single window of DNA contains:
- the LOC102722352 gene encoding protein FAR1-RELATED SEQUENCE 7-like, which produces MASFDGYISAPTFEDGPRVPWQLDSTDPYVENLDELLVGCMTPHEIEDSIEIIADEVAHGDKSQPYVGMEFSTPEEAYTFYNDYAYRVGFSVRKSSKTKNRDGVSSVRFVCNKEGFSDSQKKKKKPIGSVNDQRTPEKEKGMTRTGCKASCRIRLYKSGVWRISVFEENHNHVVIKSPSKKRNLRSHKCLSEEDKKIIRNLSAQNMKPSQILEYLAVQYGGKQNIRFKKKDVSNEVSAENRSLLGVDVDTTLCYFQKKKEKDPEFFYAIDLDENGAVKNIFWVDGRGRRSYQEFGDVVTFDTTYQTNIYSMPLAPFLGVSHHRHTISFGWALLRLEDAPNFCWLFKTWLEAMYGKHPSAIITDQDPAMKKAIVLIFPKTKHRCCQWHVMRKARDHLGLLYSQMEGFKEELQAVINRSLTVVAFERDWEAMLVKFKLTDNSHLKLMFSTRTQWVPAYFRDTFFANMSTTQRSESMNAILKLWVDSHKSIYQFVKQIEKLTDGIWQRESDEDLKSMNEQPHLYSPYQMEIEARMVYTRNVFSVFKDIVRESFLGFVTEIIKDKLYHVRISFNPQFRNFKPESYEIEVDIETSRVSCTCKGFEVEGLICPHSIKVMHHIGMAHLPAHYILTRWTKGANANSKKHLSERSMDTGQTIELQALRFATIKSSLMEMGKVGALSVETFNCLKQIIIDGMAKLMTMEDAKLMSMGQTIVTVDPPEDGTKEVSSKPLYIDPPDAQCKGKRKKLTRFQPPADKKERKMRTCSICNAKKRPQC; this is translated from the exons ATGGCCTCATTTGATGGTTATATTAGTGCACCAACATTTGAAGATGGTCCAAGAGTTCCATGGCAG TTAGATAGCACGGACCCATATGTGGAAAATTTGGACGAGCTATTAGTGGGATGCATGACTCCACATGAAATTGAAGATAGCATTGAAATCATCGCAGACGAGGTTGCTCACGGTGATAAATCTCAACCGTATGTTGGCATGGAGTTTTCAACACCTGAGGAGGCATACACTTTCTACAATGATTATGCATACCGTGTCGGTTTTAGTGTGCGGAAATCCTCTAAGACGAAAAATAGGGACGGTGTGTCGTCAGTTAGATTTGTGTGTAACAAGGAAGGGTTTTCAGATAgtcagaaaaagaagaaaaagccCATTGGAAGTGTGAATGATCAGAGAACGCCTGAGAAGGAGAAAGGGATGACAAGGACAGGCTGCAAGGCCTCCTGCAGAATTAGACTTTATAAAAGTGGTGTTTGGCGCATAAGTGTGTTTGAAGAGAATCACAACCATGTTGTTATCAAGAGCCCATCGAAGAAGCGAAATCTGAGATCCCATAAATGTTTGTCAGAGGAGGATAAGAAGATTATACGTAACTTGAGTGCTCAAAATATGAAGCCTTCACAGATTTTGGAATATTTGGCTGTCCAATATGGGGGTAAGCAAAACATCAGATTCAAAAAGAAGGATGTTAGCAATGAGGTATCAGCTGAAAATCGCAGTctccttggtgttgatgttGATACGACATTGTGTTACtttcagaagaagaaggagaaggatcCAGAGTTCTTTTATGCGATAGACTTAGATGAGAATGGTGctgttaagaatattttttgggTTGATGGCCGAGGTAGAAGGTCGTATCAGGAGTTCGGGGATGTTGTCACTTTTGATACAACATATCAAACCAATATTTACAGCATGCCGTTGGCACCATTCCTCGGTGTAAGCCACCACCGACATACAATTTCCTTTGGTTGGGCTCTTCTTAGGCTAGAGGATGCACCAAATTTCTGTTGGTTGTTTAAGACATGGTTAGAGGCAATGTATGGGAAGCACCCAAGTGCAATAATAACTGACCAAGATCCAGCAATGAAAAAAGCTATTGTGcttatttttccaaaaactaaACATCGATGTTGTCAGTGGCATGTGATGAGGAAGGCAAGAGATCACCTTGGTCTATTGTACAGCCAAATGGAGGGTTTCAAAGAAGAATTACAAGCTGTTATTAACCGAAGCCTCACTGTTGTAGCATTTGAAAGGGATTGGGAAGCCATGCTagtgaaatttaaattaactGACAATAGCCATCTCAAGCTGATGTTTAGCACTCGGACACAATGGGTCCCAGCCTACTTTAGAGACACGTTTTTTGCTAATATGTCAACTACACAACGTAGTGAAAGTATGAATGCTATTCTCAAGTTGTGGGTGGACAGCCATAAATCGATTTACCAGTTTGTGAAGCAAATTGAGAAGTTGACCGATGGCATATGGCAAAGAGAAAGCGACGAGGATCTCAAGTCTATGAATGAGCAACCACACTTGTATTCACCCTACCAAATGGAGATTGAGGCACGCATGGTATATACCAGAAATGTATTCTCTGTGTTTAAGGATATTGTACGGGAGAGTTTCTTGGGTTTTGTCACTGAGataattaaagataaattgTACCATGTCAGAATAAGTTTCAATCCTCAGTTTCGTAATTTCAAGCCAGAGTCATACGAAATTGAGGTTGATATAGAAACTTCCAGAGTTTCTTGCACATGCAAAGGTTTTGAGGTTGAGGGTCTTATTTGCCCTCACAGTATCAAAGTAATGCACCATATAGGCATGGCACACCTCCCTGCCCACTACATTTTGACACGCTGGACTAAAGGTGCCAATGCAAACTCCAAGAAACATTTAAGTGAGAGAAGCATGGATACGGGACAAACAATAGAATTACAAGCATTGCGATTTGCTACGATCAAGTCAAGCTTGATGGAAATGGGCAAGGTTGGTGCATTATCTGTTGAAACATTCAATTGCTTAAAACAGATAATTATTGATGGcatggcgaagttgatgaCCATGGAAGATGCAAAGTTAATGTCTATGGGACAAACCATAGTGACAGTTGATCCGCCAGAAGATGGAACGAAGGAGGTGTCAAGCAAACCTTTGTATATTGATCCACCAGACGCACAATGCAAGGGCAAGAGGAAGAAACTTACCAGATTCCAGCCTCCTGCTGacaagaaggaaagaaaaatgagaaCTTGTAGTATCtgcaatgcaaaaaaaaggCCACAATGCTAG